A genomic window from Triticum urartu cultivar G1812 chromosome 7, Tu2.1, whole genome shotgun sequence includes:
- the LOC125525587 gene encoding uncharacterized protein LOC125525587 → MTTGAREALFFVDAVNNDHDVRSTMSPAAKMKRYVTIRPRAMLSAVLAEVGLPEVKYKTCSYSRGRVVATAIFWPSRSHSSAPAPHMRISGDPAVDVNEAIQNAATSYLEHLQTTMDIKFDCPQMEKIKTNISYLSNTVAEQSRKIRNLKAKVEKRNLRVRGIAKGRGSLADDMLGSAGRIDKMAVNYLPTGSSSVVDDVAWDCYHLTQEADNLAYLAAM, encoded by the exons ATGACAACAGGCGCACGGGAGGCGCTCTTCTTCGTCGATGCGGTGAACAACGACCATGATGTTCGTTCAACGATGTCTCCAGCTGCCAAG ATGAAGCGTTATGTCACAATTAGGCCACGGGCTATGCTTAGTGCCGTTCTTGCTGAAGTTGGTTTACCGGAGGTGAAATACAAGACCTGCTCATATTCCCGGGGCCGGGTGGTGGCTACTGCTATCTTCTGGCCATCGCGGTCGCATTCGTCAGCACCAGCACCACATATGAGGATCAGTGGCGACCCAGCTGTGGATGTCAACGAGGCCATACAAAATGCTGCTACTAGCTACTTGGAACATCTTCAAACCACCATGGATATTAAGTTTGACTGCCCTCAGATGGAGAAAATTAAGACCAATATAAGCTACCTGTCCAACACTGTTGCCGAACAGTCCAGGAAGATCAGGAATCTGAAGGCTAAGGTGGAAAAAAGAAATCTCCGGGTCAGGGGCATTGCAAAGGGCCGGGGGTCACTTGCAGATGACATGCTCGGTTCTGCAGGGCGTATTGACAAGATGGCAGTCAACTACCTGCCTACAGGATCCTCTTCTGTTGTAGATGATGTGGCCTGGGATTGCTATCATCTTACTCAAGAAGCTGACAACCTTGCCTATCTGGCTGCCATGTGA
- the LOC125524369 gene encoding uncharacterized protein LOC125524369, whose translation MDGMGVGDVCEKGSPGLASSSTTPSEPKEDGHVILIPHSHIFALMLQALKLPPANYHHKTYPGNNSRVTVTFNSSLQLIDGLRVRTSISGVISNNYDEAEDSAAIAAIRFMENACGKEIRDYHYTHVQRLENQVTFLERYLDEAKKRIKKVRKGWFYAVRYMSSYSTQIQNTTAARRLRGQDSTKGAMKTALASTRKLAKRLCCIGLKLEQCLETTDSIW comes from the exons ATGGACGGCATGGGCGTTGGGGATGTTTGCGAGAAGGGATCTCCTGGCTTGGCATCGTCAAGCACAACACCCTCTGAACCAAAG GAAGATGGCCATGTAATACTGATTCCCCATTCCCACATCTTCGCCCTCATGCTGCAAGCTCTGAAGTTGCCGCCTGCGAATTACCATCATAAGACATATCCGGGCAACAACTCTCGTGTTACGGTTACTTTTAATTCATCATTACAGTTGATCGATGGTTTGCGTGTTCGAACCTCGATATCTGGTGTGATCTCAAACAACTATGATGAAGCAGAAGACAGTGCTGCTATCGCAGCCATTAGGTTTATGGAGAATGCATGTGGCAAGGAAATCAGGGACTATCACTACACCCACGTACAAAGGCTGGAAAATCAAGTCACATTCCTAGAGCGGTACCTGGATGAAGCAAAAAAGAGAATCAAGAAGGTACGCAAAGGATGGTTCTATGCTGTCAGATACATGAGCTCGTATTCTACTCAGATACAAAATACGACAGCTGCTCGTCGCCTAAGAGGGCAGGACAGCACCAAAGGGGCGATGAAAACAGCACTCGCAAGCACAAGAAAGTTGGCAAAAAGACTATGTTGTATTGGCCTGAAATTGGAGCAGTGCCTAGAGACTACAGATAGTATCTGGTGA